CGCACAGGCCACGCTGGCCAGCGCATACATGACGATCCCGCCGAGCAGCACCGGCCGGCGGCCGTAGGTATCCGACAGCGGACCATACAGCAGCATGCCGATCGAAAAACCGAACATGAAACTGGTGAGCGTGGTCTGCGCAGCGCCGGTGCTGATGGCGAACGCCTGCGCGATGGTCGGCAGGCTCGGCAGATACATATCGATCGAAATCGGCCCGCATGCAGCGAGCGCACCGAGCAACAGAATCAGCCGGCCATCGGGCCGGCTTCTGGTGACGTGAGACATGGGAATCCAGATGAAGCGCCGCGCCGCCATCGGCAGCGCAACAGGTGGAACGGGGAAAGCAGCAGCTTGGCAGCGTCAATTGTACTCGACGGTTAACGCGCTCGCGGACTTCGGACAGGGTTGTGACAGTGATCACGAAGATGCCTGAAAGACATCGACGATGCACGGCAGGCGCGCCGCCGATCGGTTAAGCTGCCGCCAGAACGCTTGCGGCCTGCGCGTGAAAACTGTTCGCGGCGCCCTTCCCAACCATCACGTGTCGATCTTGCGATGACCGCATTCCTGTTGATCTGGAGCCCCAGGAAATGGCCCTGGCCCGAGCTGCCCGACGTGGCCAAACGCGTCTCCACCGGTGTCGCGGTAACCGACGTGTGGGGCTGCGGATTTGCGCGCAGCATCCTGCCTGGCGATCGCGTCTTCCTGCATCGTGTCGCGCAGGAACCGAAGGGCATTTTCGGCTCCGGGTATGTGACCCGCGCGCCGTACGAAGTCCCGGATGCCGCGACGAAGCGAGGCTACCGTTTATGCATCGACTTCGTGTACGACTGGCTGGTCGATGCCCATGAAGCCGTGGTGATCCCGCGCGAGATGTTGCGCACGCATCCATTTTCCGTGCAGACGTGGGATGCGCAGAGTTCAGGAACGGTGATCAAGCCGATCGCCGAAGGCGCGCTGGAAAAGCGCTGGGCGGAGCTCACCGGCAAGCGCAAGCCGCCCAGGCTCGATGCGCAGCCGGGCCCCACGCGTTCGAGCAAGGTCACGGCGCACGCCGCGGCAAAAAAGCACGCAGCCACGAAAGGCGTGCGCAAAAGCTGAACGGGACGCCCGCTCCGCTGGGGCACCCGTAGAGCCTGTTCACGCTGACTCCGGTACAATTTCCCCACCTATCCCAGCGCCGCGCGAACCGCCCACGGGCAACCCGCGCCGCTGCGCAACCCACATTCCGGTCATCGCCATGTCCAAAAACGAAACCCTCTTCGAACGCGCGCAACGCACCATTCCCGGCGGCGTGAACTCGCCGGTCCGCGCTTTCCGTTCGGTCGGCGGCACGCCGCGCTTCATCGAACGAGCGCAGGGCGCCTACTTCTGGGACGCGGACGGTCAGCGTTATATCGACTACATCGGCTCATGGGGCCCGATGATCCTCGGCCACGTCCATCCGGAGGTGCTCGAGGCCGTGCAGCGCGTGCTGGGCAACGGCTTCTCGTTCGGTGCGCCGACCGAATCGGAAGTGGAAATCGCCGAAGAAATCTGCAAACTGGTGCCTTCCATCGAACAGGTGCGCATGGTGTCGAGCGGCACCGAAGCGACCATGAGCGCGCTGCGCCTGGCTCGCGGCTTCACGAACCGCACCCGTATCGTCAAGTTCGAGGGCTGCTATCACGGCCACGCGGACAGCCTGCTGGTCAAGGCCGGTTCGGGCCTGCTGACCTTCGGCAATCCGACTTCGGCGGGCGTGCCCGCGGATATCGCCAAACACACCACCGTGCTCGAGTACAACAACGTCGCCGAACTCGAAGAAGCGTTCAAGGCGTTCGGCAACGAGATCGCCTCGGTGATCGTCGAGCCGGTGGCCGGCAACATGAACCTCGTGCGCGCCACGTCCGAATTCCTGCAAGCGTTGCGGCGCCTGTGCAGCGAGTACGGTTCGGTGCTGATTTTCGACGAAGTGATGTGCGGCTTCCGCGTCGCGCTGGGGGGTGCTCAAGAGGTCTACGGCATCACGCCGGATCTGACGTGTCTCGG
This genomic stretch from Paraburkholderia dioscoreae harbors:
- the hemL gene encoding glutamate-1-semialdehyde 2,1-aminomutase; this encodes MSKNETLFERAQRTIPGGVNSPVRAFRSVGGTPRFIERAQGAYFWDADGQRYIDYIGSWGPMILGHVHPEVLEAVQRVLGNGFSFGAPTESEVEIAEEICKLVPSIEQVRMVSSGTEATMSALRLARGFTNRTRIVKFEGCYHGHADSLLVKAGSGLLTFGNPTSAGVPADIAKHTTVLEYNNVAELEEAFKAFGNEIASVIVEPVAGNMNLVRATSEFLQALRRLCSEYGSVLIFDEVMCGFRVALGGAQEVYGITPDLTCLGKVIGGGMPAAAFGGRRDIMAHLAPLGGVYQAGTLSGNPIAVAAGLKTLQLIQAPGFYDTLAARTTRLAQGLANVAREAKVPFAADSLGGMFGLYFTESIPTSFAEVTQSDVPRFNAFFHKMLDAGVYFAPSAYEAGFVSIVHDDAIVDATIDAARGAFASLAA